The Roseofilum casamattae BLCC-M143 genome has a segment encoding these proteins:
- a CDS encoding translation initiation factor — MASKRSSKSGDRIAYQEFGSSTEVEEEGGVEVPPQQQNLKVEVSRKGRKGKTVTIITGFQGDRDSLTALLKQLKSQCGSGGTLKEGTMEIQGDCGQKVMEFLAQKGYKVKRSGG; from the coding sequence ATGGCTTCTAAGCGCAGTTCTAAATCGGGCGATCGCATTGCTTATCAGGAGTTTGGCTCTTCGACGGAGGTGGAAGAAGAGGGTGGTGTTGAGGTGCCTCCACAGCAGCAAAACTTAAAAGTGGAAGTTTCGCGAAAAGGGCGCAAGGGAAAGACAGTGACAATTATTACTGGGTTTCAGGGCGATCGCGATTCTTTGACGGCGTTGTTGAAGCAACTCAAGTCTCAGTGCGGTTCGGGAGGAACTCTAAAAGAGGGCACTATGGAAATTCAGGGAGACTGCGGACAGAAAGTGATGGAGTTCCTCGCGCAAAAGGGATATAAGGTGAAGCGATCGGGCGGATAG